In Arthrobacter sp. SLBN-112, a genomic segment contains:
- a CDS encoding VWA domain-containing protein — protein sequence MAIHKRSAKYGRYTGGPDPLAPPVDLAEVLDAVAEDVMAGYSPRHALQEFLRRGGRNRDGLDELARRVQERRRDLLSRHRLDGTLDEVKKLLDTAVLEERKQLARDAMMDNTERAFREMQLQNLPPSTAAAVNELASYDWQSATAKEAYDRIKDLLGREVLEQRFAGMKHALESATDEDREAVSAMLRDLNGLMAKHRRGEDTEADFQEFMAKHGQFFPENPQSVEELVDALAQRAAAAQRLLQSMSPEQRGELMRLSAQAFGSPELMAQLSELDASLQALRPGEDWNGSERFEGQEGLGLGDGTGVLQDIAELDELSEQLSQSYNGSRLDDLDLDALARQLGEGAAVSARTLAEIERAMADGGYLRRGADGDLRLSPQAMRRLGKSLLRDTAKQLSGRQGNRDTRTAGAAGEQAGSSRQWEFGDAEPWDVTRTLTNAIRRTMADGGDPARGLRLAVGDIEVTETEARTQAAVALLVDVSFSMAAEGRWVPMKRTALALHHLVSTRFRGDRLQLVTFGRYAQSMDIAELTALPALREQGTNLHHGLLLAGRFFRRHPSMQPVLLVVTDGEPTAHLLPDGDSWFNWPPDAETIRATVGELDRLGRMGVQTTFFRLGNDPGLERFIQRMARRVDGRVVAPDVGDLGAAVVGEYLRAHVRSTYADGDWF from the coding sequence ATGGCCATCCACAAGAGGTCCGCCAAGTACGGCCGGTACACCGGCGGTCCGGACCCGCTGGCTCCGCCGGTGGACCTGGCGGAGGTGCTCGACGCCGTCGCCGAAGACGTGATGGCAGGCTACTCGCCGCGGCATGCCCTGCAGGAGTTCCTGCGGCGCGGCGGACGGAACCGTGACGGCCTGGACGAGCTTGCCCGCCGCGTGCAGGAGCGGCGGCGCGACCTGCTCAGCCGGCACCGGCTGGACGGCACCCTGGACGAAGTGAAGAAGCTCCTGGATACCGCCGTGCTGGAGGAACGCAAGCAGCTGGCCCGGGACGCCATGATGGACAACACAGAACGCGCCTTCCGGGAGATGCAGCTCCAGAACCTTCCGCCCTCCACGGCCGCGGCGGTCAACGAGCTCGCGTCCTACGACTGGCAGTCCGCAACCGCGAAGGAAGCGTACGACCGGATCAAGGACCTGCTGGGCCGGGAGGTCCTGGAACAGCGCTTCGCCGGAATGAAACACGCGCTGGAGAGTGCCACCGATGAGGACCGCGAGGCCGTCAGTGCCATGCTCCGGGACCTCAACGGGCTGATGGCGAAGCACCGCCGCGGCGAAGACACCGAGGCCGATTTTCAGGAGTTCATGGCCAAGCACGGCCAGTTCTTTCCGGAGAACCCGCAATCAGTGGAAGAACTGGTGGATGCCCTGGCGCAACGTGCCGCAGCGGCCCAGCGGCTCCTGCAATCCATGTCCCCCGAACAGCGCGGGGAACTGATGCGGTTGTCCGCCCAGGCCTTCGGCTCGCCGGAATTGATGGCCCAGCTCAGCGAACTCGACGCCTCCTTGCAGGCGCTGCGTCCAGGGGAGGACTGGAACGGATCGGAACGGTTCGAGGGCCAGGAAGGACTCGGCCTCGGCGACGGCACCGGCGTCCTGCAGGACATCGCCGAACTGGACGAACTCTCCGAACAGCTGTCCCAGTCCTACAACGGGTCCCGGCTCGATGACCTTGACCTTGACGCGCTGGCCCGGCAACTTGGTGAGGGTGCGGCAGTCAGCGCCCGCACCTTGGCCGAAATCGAGCGGGCCATGGCCGACGGCGGCTACCTGCGTCGCGGTGCCGACGGCGACCTCCGGCTGTCCCCGCAGGCCATGCGCCGGCTGGGGAAGTCGCTGCTCCGGGACACCGCAAAACAGCTCTCCGGACGGCAGGGAAACAGGGACACCCGGACCGCCGGGGCAGCGGGGGAACAGGCCGGTTCCAGCCGGCAGTGGGAGTTCGGCGACGCCGAGCCCTGGGATGTCACACGCACCTTGACCAACGCCATCCGCCGCACCATGGCCGACGGCGGCGATCCGGCCCGCGGACTGCGCCTCGCTGTCGGAGACATCGAGGTGACCGAAACGGAGGCCCGGACGCAGGCCGCCGTGGCATTGCTGGTGGATGTGTCCTTTTCCATGGCCGCGGAGGGGCGGTGGGTCCCGATGAAACGCACGGCGCTGGCGTTGCACCACCTGGTGTCCACCCGGTTCCGTGGCGACCGGCTGCAGCTGGTCACCTTCGGCCGCTATGCCCAGTCCATGGACATCGCGGAACTGACAGCCCTGCCGGCGCTCCGGGAACAGGGCACCAACCTGCACCACGGCCTGCTGCTGGCCGGCCGCTTCTTCCGCCGGCACCCGTCCATGCAGCCCGTCCTGCTCGTCGTCACGGACGGCGAACCCACCGCGCACCTGCTGCCGGACGGTGACTCATGGTTCAACTGGCCGCCGGATGCGGAGACTATCCGTGCCACCGTTGGCGAACTGGACCGGTTGGGAAGGATGGGGGTCCAGACCACGTTCTTCCGGCTCGGCAACGATCCCGGACTGGAACGCTTCATCCAGCGGATGGCCCGCCGCGTGGACGGCCGCGTGGTGGCGCCCGACGTCGGTGACCTGGGCGCGGCGGTGGTGGGCGAATACCTCCGGGCGCACGTTCGCAGCACCTACGCGGACGGTGACTGGTTCTGA
- a CDS encoding sigma 54-interacting transcriptional regulator produces MTDRPEIYTVGELRAAGHVLKDLRREIRDNLLAALAEGRDPWPGLYGFSRTVLPQLERALIAGHDLVLLGERGQGKTRLLRTLAGLLDEWSPVIEDSELNEHPFEPITEQSRARVRADGDRLRIAWRHRSERYVEKLATPDTSVADLVGDVDPMRVAEGRRLGDPETIHYGLIPRSNRGIIAINELPDLAERIQVSMLNVMEERDIQIRGYVLRLPLDVLVVASANPEDYTNRGRIITPLKDRFGAEIRTHYPIELEDEVSVIRQEGRLVADVPPFILEILARYTRALRESPAINQTSGVSARFAIAGAETVAASALRRARLRGEDQAVARIIDLEPAVEVLTGKIEFESGEEGREQGILDHLLRTATAEAVRAHFQGLDMGPLVSALDGHRTVTTGEQVTAQEFLGNLPSLNGSGLYDEIGRRLGATNDGQWAAAVELALEGLYLGRRISKESDDEETIYG; encoded by the coding sequence GTGACTGACCGCCCCGAAATCTACACCGTTGGTGAACTCCGCGCAGCAGGACACGTCCTGAAGGACCTGCGGCGCGAAATCAGAGACAATCTCCTCGCCGCCCTGGCGGAAGGGCGTGACCCGTGGCCGGGCCTCTACGGGTTCAGCCGGACCGTCCTTCCCCAGCTTGAGCGTGCCCTGATCGCCGGACACGATCTGGTGCTGCTGGGTGAGCGCGGACAGGGCAAGACCCGCCTTCTCCGTACCCTTGCCGGGCTGCTGGACGAATGGTCCCCGGTGATCGAGGATTCGGAACTGAACGAGCACCCCTTCGAACCGATCACCGAACAATCCCGGGCCCGCGTCCGCGCCGACGGAGACCGGTTGAGGATCGCCTGGCGGCACCGTTCAGAGCGGTACGTCGAGAAGCTCGCAACGCCGGACACGTCCGTGGCGGACCTCGTCGGCGATGTCGACCCCATGCGCGTTGCCGAGGGGCGCCGTCTGGGGGACCCGGAAACCATCCATTACGGCCTGATTCCGCGGTCCAACCGCGGCATCATCGCCATCAACGAACTCCCTGACCTTGCTGAGCGCATCCAGGTGTCCATGCTCAACGTGATGGAGGAACGGGACATCCAGATCCGCGGCTACGTGCTGCGGCTGCCGCTCGACGTGCTTGTTGTCGCCTCCGCCAACCCGGAGGACTACACCAACCGCGGCCGGATCATCACCCCGCTGAAGGACCGCTTCGGCGCCGAGATCAGGACGCATTACCCGATCGAACTGGAAGACGAGGTCTCGGTCATCCGGCAGGAGGGCCGGCTGGTGGCTGACGTCCCGCCCTTCATCCTGGAAATCCTTGCCCGCTATACCCGGGCACTGCGCGAGTCCCCGGCCATCAACCAGACCTCCGGAGTCTCGGCCAGGTTCGCCATCGCCGGCGCCGAAACGGTGGCCGCCTCCGCGCTCCGCCGGGCCCGGCTGCGCGGCGAGGACCAGGCCGTTGCCCGGATCATCGACCTCGAACCCGCCGTGGAAGTCCTGACCGGCAAGATCGAGTTCGAATCGGGGGAGGAAGGCCGGGAGCAAGGCATTCTCGATCACCTCCTCCGCACCGCCACGGCCGAGGCCGTCAGGGCACACTTCCAGGGCCTGGACATGGGTCCGCTTGTGTCCGCGCTGGACGGTCACCGGACCGTCACCACCGGCGAGCAGGTCACCGCACAGGAGTTCCTTGGCAACCTCCCGTCCCTGAACGGATCCGGCCTCTACGACGAAATCGGCCGCCGCTTGGGTGCGACGAATGACGGACAGTGGGCCGCCGCCGTCGAACTTGCCCTCGAAGGGCTCTACCTGGGCCGGCGGATCTCCAAGGAGTCCGACGATGAGGAAACCATTTACGGTTAG
- a CDS encoding SCO1664 family protein, with protein sequence MRTGNLVSGPELTLLTEGRVEVLGRIMSGSNATFLAEVSCGGDAAWAVYKPEAGERPLSDFDAGLYRRERAAYLLSEALGWGIVPPTVVRADAPLGVGSLQWFIEGDHQEHYFTLYEDAPETHPALAQIALFDYVANNTDRKSGHVLRGPDGHIWGIDHGLCFAVPFKLRTVIWEFAGDPIPQALLDDIGLLAGAVPGELAALLDDAEVSALQRRVQRILRETVLPVDRTGMRYPWPLV encoded by the coding sequence ATGCGTACGGGGAACCTGGTGTCCGGGCCGGAACTGACCCTCCTCACCGAGGGGCGGGTGGAGGTCCTGGGCCGCATTATGAGCGGCAGCAATGCCACCTTCCTGGCGGAAGTTTCCTGCGGCGGGGACGCGGCCTGGGCGGTCTACAAACCGGAAGCCGGGGAACGGCCACTCTCGGATTTCGATGCTGGCCTGTACCGGCGGGAGCGCGCCGCCTACCTGCTCAGCGAAGCCTTGGGATGGGGAATCGTGCCGCCCACTGTGGTGCGCGCGGACGCGCCGCTGGGGGTGGGGTCACTCCAATGGTTCATTGAGGGCGACCACCAGGAACATTACTTCACCCTTTACGAGGACGCTCCAGAAACGCATCCGGCACTGGCGCAAATTGCCCTCTTCGACTACGTGGCCAACAACACGGACCGCAAGAGCGGGCATGTGCTGCGGGGGCCTGACGGCCACATCTGGGGTATTGACCACGGCCTGTGCTTCGCGGTGCCCTTCAAACTGCGCACGGTGATCTGGGAGTTTGCGGGCGACCCCATTCCGCAGGCCCTGCTCGATGACATCGGCCTGCTGGCGGGTGCCGTGCCCGGGGAGCTTGCGGCGCTGCTTGACGACGCCGAAGTGTCGGCCCTCCAGCGCAGGGTCCAGCGGATACTGCGGGAAACGGTGCTGCCCGTGGACCGCACCGGCATGCGCTACCCCTGGCCGCTGGTGTGA
- a CDS encoding SGNH/GDSL hydrolase family protein, with protein sequence MQHQVPLRGHPARVLAAGTFCMLLAVTSGSAAQTQPRATGEAPVRVVVVGDSLSTGHGTSPQEAWPALMRHDPVGAGLEVVNAAEDGSGYVSPGDFDGTFGTQVEELVNANTGIVVFFGSENDLGYTSDEIGDAALAAMDRAETLAPEAKIIVVGPPSYSTDPDPGLLEISSQLKAATARAGGEFVDPIAEGWISSDFDALIGPDGDHPTVAGQHYLLEHIGAYLEQAAPAAAAAVQGRPEPQ encoded by the coding sequence ATGCAACACCAAGTGCCGCTTCGCGGGCATCCAGCCAGGGTCTTGGCCGCCGGTACCTTCTGCATGCTCCTGGCCGTCACGTCCGGGAGCGCGGCGCAAACCCAGCCCCGCGCCACGGGCGAGGCCCCGGTTCGGGTGGTGGTGGTCGGGGACTCACTAAGCACAGGCCACGGAACCTCGCCGCAGGAGGCTTGGCCGGCCCTGATGCGCCACGACCCCGTGGGCGCCGGCCTGGAAGTGGTCAACGCCGCAGAGGACGGCAGTGGTTACGTCAGCCCTGGCGACTTTGACGGAACCTTTGGCACCCAGGTCGAAGAGCTCGTCAACGCAAACACTGGCATCGTGGTGTTCTTCGGCTCGGAGAACGACCTCGGCTACACCTCCGATGAGATCGGCGACGCCGCCCTCGCTGCAATGGACCGGGCCGAGACGCTGGCCCCCGAGGCCAAAATCATTGTGGTGGGACCGCCGTCGTACTCAACTGACCCGGACCCCGGGCTCCTGGAGATCAGCAGCCAGCTCAAAGCCGCCACGGCCCGCGCCGGTGGTGAGTTCGTGGACCCCATCGCCGAGGGCTGGATCAGCAGCGACTTCGATGCCTTGATCGGCCCCGACGGCGACCACCCCACCGTGGCCGGGCAGCACTACCTGCTGGAGCACATCGGCGCCTACCTCGAGCAGGCAGCGCCGGCGGCCGCGGCGGCCGTGCAAGGGCGCCCGGAACCGCAGTGA
- a CDS encoding DUF1206 domain-containing protein — translation MGNASQGANRAVSEAASASRSPALRILARAGFVFIGLVHVLIGAIALQVNSGRGGEADQSGAIGSLASKPGGVILLWAGAVACAALALWMVSEAVFGARAGTDSKKKLKEAASAAGKAVVFGFLAFTFGVFAAGGSKSSSQSASDFTAKLMGAPAGVVLVVAVGLAIIGAGAYYAYKGFTRKFMEDLQDPGNARTVVQWIGTIGYIAKGVVLAVVGVLIIVAAATADPSKSSGLDGGLKTLGSQPYGVFLLAAIAAGLICYGVYSMARARYGKF, via the coding sequence ATGGGCAACGCGTCGCAGGGAGCTAACCGGGCAGTATCAGAGGCGGCATCGGCAAGCCGCAGCCCGGCGTTACGCATTCTGGCCCGTGCCGGCTTCGTGTTCATCGGCCTGGTCCACGTGCTGATTGGGGCCATCGCCCTGCAGGTCAACAGCGGCCGGGGCGGCGAAGCGGACCAGTCCGGGGCGATCGGATCCCTTGCCTCAAAGCCCGGCGGCGTGATCCTGCTCTGGGCAGGGGCTGTCGCCTGCGCGGCGCTGGCGCTGTGGATGGTCAGCGAGGCCGTGTTCGGTGCCCGCGCCGGGACCGACTCGAAGAAGAAGCTGAAGGAGGCGGCATCCGCTGCAGGGAAGGCCGTGGTGTTCGGCTTCCTTGCCTTCACGTTCGGCGTCTTCGCTGCCGGCGGCTCCAAGAGTTCCAGCCAGTCAGCCAGTGATTTCACCGCCAAGCTGATGGGCGCACCGGCCGGAGTGGTGCTGGTGGTCGCCGTCGGCCTGGCGATCATCGGGGCCGGCGCCTACTACGCCTACAAGGGCTTCACCCGAAAGTTCATGGAAGACCTGCAAGACCCCGGAAATGCCCGCACCGTTGTCCAGTGGATCGGCACCATCGGCTACATCGCCAAGGGAGTGGTACTCGCCGTCGTCGGTGTGCTGATCATCGTGGCCGCCGCAACTGCCGACCCGTCCAAGTCTTCGGGCCTGGACGGCGGCCTGAAGACACTCGGCTCACAACCGTACGGCGTGTTCCTGCTCGCAGCCATCGCCGCAGGCCTCATCTGTTACGGCGTGTACTCCATGGCGCGGGCCAGGTACGGCAAGTTCTAG
- a CDS encoding serine hydrolase domain-containing protein has translation MGSKNRIVRRAALAVALAVSGCTYTDDSLPPGTFPPALEPMVQQIQLFLDQGAVSVVVQVRWPGGEWSQGFGVRDLDSLDPAQPTDRVQIAGVTQAMTAVAVLKLVDDHLIGLDEPVSDAVPELTDLLQPPGPLTVRQLLSHTSGMPDAAAALPRDVDFRPALTHTATLEQQVQAAGTLPWAASDVGLFKYSTTNYLVLGLVVQALRHKPFTQVMQEQVFSALGLKDSTLDRPARGAPNLLHGYVTLHGDRIDTTDDASVAGSPASGVVSTVADLNLFMAALLQGRAVSPSSLRAMKTSPGFGRFGLGLWRFADQCSPAMRQEGKGSFRDFQTVAVSSDDGRYQAAMTVTAAPMPGEVEDPASTGRRDLLNGQIESTLNEALDRLCQPAR, from the coding sequence GTGGGCTCGAAAAACCGCATCGTGAGGCGGGCGGCGCTCGCGGTGGCCCTCGCCGTCTCCGGCTGCACCTATACTGACGACTCCCTCCCGCCCGGGACGTTTCCGCCTGCCCTTGAGCCCATGGTGCAGCAGATCCAGCTGTTCCTTGACCAGGGCGCCGTCTCGGTCGTCGTCCAGGTCCGCTGGCCTGGAGGCGAATGGTCGCAGGGCTTTGGCGTGCGCGACCTCGACTCCCTGGACCCGGCGCAGCCCACGGACAGGGTGCAGATAGCCGGCGTCACCCAGGCCATGACCGCCGTCGCAGTGCTCAAGCTCGTGGACGACCACCTCATCGGCCTCGACGAACCGGTCAGTGACGCCGTCCCGGAACTCACGGATCTCCTGCAGCCACCCGGACCACTCACCGTGCGCCAACTGCTCAGCCACACCTCCGGGATGCCCGACGCCGCCGCGGCGTTGCCCCGTGACGTGGACTTCCGCCCCGCGCTGACGCACACCGCCACCTTGGAGCAGCAGGTGCAGGCCGCCGGGACGCTGCCCTGGGCCGCCTCCGACGTCGGATTGTTCAAATACTCCACCACGAACTACCTCGTTCTTGGCCTTGTGGTGCAGGCCCTGCGCCATAAGCCGTTCACGCAGGTCATGCAGGAGCAGGTGTTCTCCGCGCTGGGACTGAAGGACAGCACCCTGGACCGTCCGGCCCGCGGTGCCCCCAATCTCCTCCATGGCTATGTCACCCTCCACGGCGACCGCATCGACACCACTGACGACGCGTCCGTCGCCGGCTCCCCGGCGTCAGGAGTGGTGTCAACGGTGGCGGACCTGAATCTCTTCATGGCTGCCCTCCTCCAGGGACGGGCCGTTTCCCCGTCCTCGCTCCGGGCAATGAAGACCAGCCCCGGCTTTGGCCGGTTCGGGCTGGGACTGTGGCGCTTCGCCGACCAGTGTTCACCAGCCATGCGGCAGGAAGGCAAGGGCTCCTTCCGGGACTTCCAGACCGTTGCCGTCAGCAGCGACGACGGGCGGTACCAGGCGGCGATGACCGTCACGGCGGCGCCCATGCCCGGCGAGGTGGAGGACCCCGCCAGCACCGGTCGGCGGGACCTGCTCAACGGTCAGATCGAGTCCACTCTCAACGAGGCGCTGGACAGGCTCTGCCAGCCGGCGCGCTAG
- a CDS encoding S8 family serine peptidase, which produces MPHTELPNAPSTACGRDYIVRPHIDRSAATVQADAALRTFGASGRGSVWAVIDSGIDGTHPHFLPRPAGKTDNLHDPRVADLHRDFTVLVNGPDADGSAPQDAGAVRSARDLIPDDPAPALVDDVGHGTHVAGIIAGSAPPAALIMMSRSTPDGLPEWTPRELDPGRSLSGLASEALLVSLKVLNNQEHTLSSAVIAALNYVRAVNSYGRNLVIHGVNLSLGCDWYPGDFAAGQSPLCREIDLLVGSGVVVVVSAGNGGDARDDNGDFYGRLSTITDPGNAAKAITVGSTHRDQPHVFGVSYTSSKGPTLDGRLKPDLVAPGERITSAAAGKNRRQVPGFKDATAPMPCYIEDSGTSMAAPHVSGAIAAFLSARPEFIGKPEVVKDLFMQNASSLGRHPFFQGSGLVDLMRVLNSI; this is translated from the coding sequence ATGCCGCACACGGAATTACCGAACGCACCATCTACCGCGTGTGGCCGCGACTACATTGTCCGTCCCCACATCGACAGGTCCGCAGCCACGGTGCAGGCCGATGCGGCCCTCCGCACCTTCGGGGCCTCCGGCCGCGGAAGCGTGTGGGCCGTCATCGACTCGGGCATCGACGGCACGCATCCGCATTTCCTGCCCCGCCCTGCGGGAAAAACGGACAACCTGCACGACCCGCGGGTGGCAGACCTCCACCGCGACTTCACGGTACTCGTCAACGGACCCGATGCCGACGGTTCGGCTCCCCAGGACGCAGGCGCCGTCCGATCAGCCAGGGACCTTATCCCGGACGACCCGGCACCCGCCCTGGTGGACGACGTCGGACACGGAACACACGTCGCCGGGATCATCGCCGGCTCCGCTCCCCCGGCCGCCCTCATCATGATGAGCCGGTCCACGCCGGACGGGCTGCCGGAATGGACGCCGCGGGAACTGGACCCCGGCCGGTCCCTGTCCGGCCTGGCCTCGGAGGCCCTGTTGGTGAGCCTGAAGGTCCTCAACAACCAGGAGCACACCCTGTCCAGCGCGGTCATCGCCGCACTGAACTACGTCAGGGCGGTCAACTCCTACGGCCGCAACCTGGTGATCCACGGCGTCAACCTTTCACTCGGCTGCGATTGGTATCCCGGTGACTTCGCCGCCGGCCAAAGCCCCCTGTGCCGGGAGATCGACCTGCTGGTGGGCTCCGGCGTCGTGGTGGTGGTCAGCGCCGGCAACGGGGGCGACGCGCGGGACGACAACGGCGACTTCTACGGCCGGCTCTCCACCATCACGGACCCGGGAAACGCGGCCAAGGCCATTACGGTCGGTTCAACGCACCGCGACCAGCCGCACGTCTTCGGGGTGTCATACACGTCCTCCAAGGGGCCCACCCTTGACGGGCGCCTGAAGCCGGACCTTGTGGCCCCCGGCGAACGCATCACCTCGGCAGCAGCCGGGAAGAACCGCCGCCAGGTGCCGGGCTTCAAGGACGCAACGGCCCCCATGCCCTGCTACATCGAGGACAGCGGAACCTCGATGGCTGCCCCGCACGTTTCCGGCGCCATCGCGGCGTTCCTCTCGGCACGGCCGGAATTCATCGGCAAGCCGGAGGTGGTCAAAGACCTGTTCATGCAGAATGCAAGCTCCCTGGGCCGGCACCCGTTCTTCCAGGGCAGCGGCCTGGTGGACCTGATGCGGGTCCTGAACTCGATCTAG
- a CDS encoding serine/threonine protein kinase, with protein MTGRIGNLDYYELAFAADGSADPDNPADGAALAAAVADGGIRDIFVLSHGWNSDVQSARSLYQWMFGNLSDQLGQRAEGCAAVGIIWPSLLFPEDQPSATPGTPSTGATLAAHLAPAFPRKEQDLGAIGDLLDRQPEDPHELERFHHLALGLVSSPVPPPESEDSNLQAALAATTAPLLTHAAALAAPSQSSAQDIGNPFGMLWKGAREVLRAFSYYEMKNRAGVIGNQGLGPYLGSLAGPGGQPRIYLMGHSFGARLVANALAGLPAGAAGPASPVKLVYLIQGAFSHFSFASPLPTDPARSGLLASCTDRVDGPFIATFSKADRAVGTWYPTASFLQRQDNEDVHDFMYRWEGMGHDGYQQAGATTVAMRQPGESYGFMAGGFYCLDANAVISQDQNPFAGAHSDIQHAEVLWPAVDAFTAAAAGR; from the coding sequence ATGACCGGTCGCATCGGGAACCTCGACTACTACGAGCTGGCGTTCGCCGCCGATGGGAGCGCCGACCCGGACAACCCGGCAGACGGTGCTGCCTTGGCCGCCGCAGTTGCCGACGGCGGCATCCGTGACATCTTCGTCCTCTCCCACGGCTGGAACAGCGATGTCCAGTCCGCGCGCAGCCTCTACCAGTGGATGTTCGGCAATCTGTCCGACCAGCTGGGGCAGCGGGCGGAAGGCTGCGCCGCTGTCGGAATCATCTGGCCGTCCCTGCTCTTTCCCGAGGACCAGCCGTCCGCAACACCGGGGACCCCTTCCACGGGGGCAACACTGGCGGCGCACCTCGCCCCCGCGTTCCCCCGGAAGGAGCAGGACCTCGGCGCGATCGGAGACTTGCTGGACCGGCAACCGGAGGATCCGCATGAACTGGAACGCTTCCACCACCTTGCCCTCGGGCTGGTCAGCTCCCCCGTGCCGCCGCCCGAATCCGAGGACTCCAACCTGCAGGCAGCTTTGGCGGCCACCACAGCGCCGCTCCTGACCCATGCCGCGGCGCTCGCCGCCCCTTCACAGTCGAGCGCACAGGACATTGGGAACCCGTTCGGCATGCTGTGGAAAGGGGCGCGTGAGGTACTGCGTGCGTTCAGCTACTACGAAATGAAGAACCGTGCCGGCGTCATCGGCAACCAGGGACTGGGCCCCTACCTCGGTTCACTCGCGGGCCCCGGCGGCCAACCCCGCATCTACCTGATGGGACACAGCTTCGGGGCCCGGCTGGTGGCGAACGCGCTCGCCGGCCTGCCCGCCGGCGCTGCCGGCCCCGCCAGCCCCGTCAAGCTGGTGTACCTCATCCAGGGGGCCTTCTCACACTTCAGTTTCGCGTCCCCGCTGCCCACCGATCCCGCACGGTCGGGCCTCCTGGCATCCTGTACCGACCGGGTGGATGGCCCGTTCATCGCCACCTTCAGCAAAGCCGACCGTGCAGTGGGCACCTGGTACCCGACGGCAAGCTTCCTCCAGCGCCAGGACAACGAGGACGTCCATGACTTCATGTACCGCTGGGAGGGAATGGGCCATGACGGCTACCAGCAGGCCGGGGCAACGACGGTCGCCATGCGTCAGCCGGGTGAGTCCTACGGGTTCATGGCAGGCGGGTTCTATTGCCTTGATGCCAATGCCGTGATTTCCCAGGACCAGAACCCGTTCGCCGGCGCCCACAGCGATATCCAGCACGCCGAGGTGCTGTGGCCGGCCGTTGACGCCTTCACTGCCGCCGCTGCCGGACGTTGA
- a CDS encoding SPFH domain-containing protein produces MPDFTAFFPLIATILGVLVAIGFIWVATKLMWKVAEPNEALIISGLTRGTLETRAGMDFKIVTGKGALVLPGLQTVRTLSLTLNETELKVSCVTSQGIQVIVEGVVIYKIGDAPPFIANAARRFLGQQPKMESQVYNVFEGHLRSIIGSMTMEEIIRERDKLGSQVRSASGVEMEKLGLVVDSLQIKDLQDPTGYIQNIAKPHIAQVKMEARIAEATRNREAAEKEAEAAALIADAQSVSAIRQSVAQANAERAKANAAQAGPLADATARQQVVVQETEVAKLEADREEQKLQTTIRKPADAKAYAKRTDAEGQKAADISAAEALARRTELEATANARRTELQAQANANAAAAAAGATKVTGEAEAAATKAKGDAAASAIKAKALAEADGIKARAEALGTNQDAVISQQLAENMPAIIAAAAEPFSHVGQMTVLNGGEGVNKMLGGILAQVGDYLPALSSALRKGDEGKRPPKAPGA; encoded by the coding sequence ATGCCGGATTTCACCGCATTCTTCCCGCTTATTGCCACCATTTTGGGGGTGCTTGTTGCCATCGGCTTTATTTGGGTGGCAACAAAATTGATGTGGAAGGTGGCCGAACCCAACGAAGCCCTGATCATTTCCGGGCTGACGCGCGGAACCCTGGAAACCCGGGCCGGAATGGACTTCAAGATCGTCACCGGCAAGGGCGCCCTGGTGCTGCCCGGCCTCCAGACGGTGCGGACCTTGTCGCTCACGCTGAATGAAACCGAACTCAAGGTTTCCTGCGTTACCTCCCAGGGCATCCAGGTGATCGTAGAGGGGGTTGTGATTTACAAAATCGGCGATGCCCCGCCGTTTATCGCCAATGCGGCCCGCCGCTTCCTGGGCCAGCAGCCCAAAATGGAAAGCCAGGTCTATAACGTTTTCGAGGGCCATCTGCGCTCCATTATCGGCAGCATGACCATGGAAGAGATCATCCGCGAGCGGGACAAGCTCGGTTCGCAGGTCCGCAGCGCGAGCGGCGTTGAGATGGAGAAGCTGGGCCTGGTGGTGGATTCGCTGCAGATCAAGGACCTGCAGGATCCCACCGGCTACATCCAGAACATCGCCAAGCCCCACATCGCGCAGGTGAAGATGGAAGCCCGCATTGCCGAGGCCACCCGCAACCGCGAGGCCGCCGAGAAGGAGGCGGAGGCTGCCGCGCTGATCGCCGACGCGCAGAGCGTCTCGGCGATAAGGCAGTCAGTGGCGCAGGCCAACGCCGAACGCGCGAAAGCCAATGCTGCGCAAGCGGGCCCACTTGCAGATGCCACGGCCCGGCAACAGGTGGTGGTGCAGGAAACCGAAGTTGCCAAGCTGGAGGCGGACCGCGAAGAGCAGAAGCTCCAGACCACCATCCGGAAGCCCGCCGACGCGAAGGCGTACGCCAAACGCACCGACGCGGAAGGCCAGAAGGCTGCCGACATCTCCGCTGCGGAGGCCCTTGCCCGGCGCACCGAGCTTGAGGCCACGGCCAATGCCCGCCGAACGGAACTGCAGGCCCAGGCCAACGCCAACGCGGCGGCTGCTGCCGCCGGCGCCACCAAGGTCACCGGCGAGGCTGAGGCCGCGGCCACCAAGGCCAAGGGTGACGCGGCAGCCTCGGCCATCAAGGCTAAGGCCTTGGCCGAGGCGGACGGTATCAAGGCCCGGGCCGAAGCCCTGGGCACCAACCAGGACGCCGTGATTTCGCAGCAGCTCGCCGAGAACATGCCCGCGATCATCGCCGCGGCGGCCGAGCCCTTCTCACATGTGGGCCAGATGACGGTCCTGAACGGCGGCGAGGGCGTCAACAAGATGCTGGGCGGGATCCTGGCACAGGTGGGTGATTACCTGCCGGCCCTCTCCTCCGCGCTCCGAAAGGGCGACGAGGGCAAGCGTCCGCCCAAGGCTCCCGGCGCGTAG